From Erigeron canadensis isolate Cc75 chromosome 8, C_canadensis_v1, whole genome shotgun sequence, one genomic window encodes:
- the LOC122579148 gene encoding OVARIAN TUMOR DOMAIN-containing deubiquitinating enzyme 2, with protein MEGNVVRRVIPSDNSCLFNAVGYVMDHDKNKASELRQVIAATVSSDPTKYSEAFLGKPNEEYCAWILNPEKWGGAIELSILADYYGREIAAYDIQTTRCDVYGQAKKYGERVMLIYDGLHYDALAMSPADGAPEEFDQTIFAVNADRTIGSFESLALNLVKDQQRKRSYTDTSNFTLRCGVCQIGVIGQKEAVEHAQATGHVNFQEFK; from the exons atggaAGGCAATGTTGTTAGACGGGTGATTCCTTCAGATAATAGTTGTCTCTTCAATGCCGTTGG GTATGTTATGGACCATGACAAAAATAAGGCTTCTGAATTAAGACAG gTTATAGCTGCTACGGTATCAAGCGATCCAACAAAATATTCTGAAGCATTTCTGGGTAAACCTAATGAAGAATATTGTGCTTGGATTCTTAACCCGGAGAAATGGGGAG GTGCGATAGAGCTCTCAATATTAGCAGATTATTATGGTCGTGAAATAGCAGCATATGATATCCAAACAACAAGATGTGACGTGTATGGACAG GCCAAGAAGTATGGAGAAAGAGTTATGCTGATATATGATGGACTCCATTATGATGCTTTAGCT ATGTCCCCTGCGGATGGAGCTCCGGAAGAGTTTGATCAGACAATTTTTGCTGTAAATGCGGATAGGACCATTGGGTCGTTTGAATCACTTGCTCTAAATCTTGTAAAGGATCAGCAACG GAAACGAAGTTATACCGACACTTCCAACTTCACATTACGTTGCGGGGTTTGCCAAATTGGCGTGATTGGTCAAAAG GAAGCTGTGGAACATGCACAGGCAACTGGCCATGTCAATTTTCAAGAATTTAAATGA